The Spirosoma foliorum genome has a window encoding:
- a CDS encoding sugar porter family MFS transporter: MSQKQRIFVWSITAALGGFLFGFDTAVISGVEQSLQSLWSLNVWEHGLTVSIALIGTVIGSMLGGIPAETFGRKKTLLWIAILYLAASIGTALATDWNIFLIFRFLGGLGVGASSVAAPMYITEISPANSRGRLVALFQFNVVLGILIAYLSNFLLAGVGADSWRWMLGVQAIPSLIFLVAVLNIPESPRWLLLKKGQVAEALQVLNMIDPATAKETLVAIQQSNHHIEGSTRLFSASHKTPIMLAVLFAVFNQVSGINAIIYYAPRIFEMTGLGKSSALLSSAGVGLVNLIFTMISMNLIDRFGRRTLMKIGSVGLIITLGLVARAFYLQDFSGMSVPLLLFGYIAFFGFSQGAVIWVFISEIFPNEVRASGQSLGSFTHWLMAAIITFTFPYFAEHIGGGNTFLFFTIMMVLQLLFVVRLMPETKGTSLEQIEKTFLVH, translated from the coding sequence ATGAGTCAGAAACAGCGCATTTTTGTTTGGTCAATCACAGCCGCTCTGGGTGGTTTTCTCTTCGGTTTCGATACCGCCGTTATCTCTGGGGTTGAGCAATCCTTACAATCTCTATGGAGCCTTAATGTCTGGGAACATGGCCTGACTGTTTCCATTGCGCTCATCGGTACGGTTATCGGCTCCATGCTGGGCGGTATTCCTGCCGAAACCTTTGGTCGTAAAAAAACACTACTCTGGATTGCCATTTTGTACTTAGCCGCGTCTATCGGAACGGCACTGGCTACCGATTGGAATATCTTTCTAATCTTTCGTTTTCTGGGTGGGTTAGGTGTAGGCGCTTCCTCAGTGGCGGCCCCCATGTACATCACCGAAATTTCGCCCGCCAACTCCCGTGGACGCCTGGTTGCTCTGTTTCAGTTCAATGTTGTATTAGGCATTCTGATCGCTTATCTGTCGAACTTCTTGCTGGCAGGCGTTGGGGCTGACTCGTGGCGCTGGATGCTGGGCGTACAGGCAATACCCTCACTGATTTTTCTGGTTGCCGTTCTGAATATTCCCGAAAGTCCTCGTTGGTTATTGCTCAAGAAAGGGCAAGTGGCCGAAGCCCTTCAGGTACTGAATATGATCGATCCAGCCACTGCCAAGGAAACGCTGGTCGCCATTCAGCAAAGCAATCATCATATCGAAGGCTCTACCCGACTGTTTTCGGCAAGCCATAAAACACCCATTATGCTGGCCGTATTGTTTGCGGTCTTCAATCAGGTTTCGGGGATTAATGCCATCATTTACTATGCGCCCCGGATTTTCGAAATGACGGGTCTGGGCAAGAGTTCGGCTTTGCTGTCATCGGCAGGTGTTGGGTTGGTCAACCTCATCTTTACGATGATTTCGATGAACCTTATTGATCGGTTTGGCCGCCGGACACTCATGAAAATTGGGTCGGTTGGTTTAATCATCACTCTGGGCTTAGTGGCTCGGGCGTTCTACCTACAAGATTTTAGCGGCATGAGTGTGCCTTTGCTGCTCTTTGGCTATATCGCCTTTTTTGGTTTCTCGCAGGGAGCGGTCATCTGGGTATTCATTTCCGAAATATTCCCCAACGAGGTGCGTGCCAGTGGCCAGTCGCTGGGCAGTTTTACCCATTGGCTAATGGCGGCTATTATCACGTTTACTTTTCCCTACTTCGCCGAACACATTGGAGGGGGCAATACCTTCCTGTTTTTTACCATCATGATGGTGTTGCAACTCCTGTTTGTTGTTCGCCTGATGCCCGAAACGAAGGGAACCAGTTTGGAGCAAATCGAAAAAACATTCCTAGTCCATTAA